In the Palaeococcus pacificus DY20341 genome, one interval contains:
- a CDS encoding AAA family ATPase codes for MNGKEFLEKLEDEIHNAVVGKEDVIELLAVALLAEGHVILEGIPGVAKTTIAKSFANAIGLKFSRIQLTPDLLPADIIGTLYYDQKRGEFKIKKGPIFGNIILADEINRAQPKTQSALLEAMQEGQVTIEGHTLKLPRPFLVIATKNPLEFEGVYTLPEAQLDRFMLQIKVGYPTKDEEMNMLLRKDRGKFREVEQIFTPTQILGLMQRVKQVKTSEAVLEYLYKIIARTRRDDRLLVGASPRAAEHLLYASKALAFLRGRDYVIPDDIKAVAVSVLVHRLLVKAEYELEGVKAEEIIREILDEIEVPI; via the coding sequence ATGAACGGAAAGGAGTTCCTCGAAAAGCTCGAGGATGAAATACACAACGCTGTTGTTGGAAAAGAAGATGTCATAGAGCTTTTGGCAGTTGCCCTGCTCGCTGAAGGTCACGTTATACTCGAAGGCATTCCGGGGGTCGCGAAGACTACTATAGCCAAGAGCTTTGCCAACGCGATTGGGTTAAAGTTCTCGAGAATCCAGCTCACCCCCGATCTTCTCCCGGCGGATATTATAGGCACGCTCTACTACGACCAAAAGAGGGGAGAGTTTAAAATCAAAAAAGGACCGATCTTTGGCAATATAATCCTTGCAGATGAAATAAACCGTGCACAGCCCAAAACTCAAAGCGCTCTGCTGGAGGCGATGCAGGAAGGCCAAGTGACTATAGAAGGTCACACATTAAAGCTCCCCCGGCCTTTTTTGGTTATCGCAACCAAAAACCCTCTCGAGTTCGAAGGGGTCTACACACTGCCCGAGGCTCAGCTGGACAGGTTTATGCTCCAAATAAAAGTCGGCTATCCAACCAAGGACGAGGAAATGAACATGCTCCTCAGAAAAGACAGAGGAAAGTTTAGAGAAGTGGAGCAGATATTCACCCCCACCCAGATATTGGGCCTCATGCAGAGGGTTAAGCAAGTCAAGACGAGCGAAGCTGTGCTGGAGTACCTATACAAGATTATAGCGAGAACTAGGAGAGATGATAGACTTCTGGTAGGAGCATCCCCGAGAGCCGCGGAGCACTTATTATACGCATCCAAAGCGCTGGCTTTCCTCAGGGGAAGGGATTATGTCATTCCAGATGACATAAAAGCCGTAGCGGTAAGTGTGCTCGTTCACAGGCTTTTAGTTAAAGCCGAATACGAGCTCGAAGGAGTGAAAGCGGAGGAAATAATAAGAGAGATCCTCGATGAAATAGAGGTGCCCATATGA